TAACAGCTCTCCACTTTTCTTTCCCCTTATCAGCGTTGTGGGCTCCCGCTGCATTAGTGTCTTTCTTTTTGTGtagttgtttattatatataattgtatagcATATTAGTGTGACTTACAGCTGGTTTTATGCTCCCCACACTCTCTCCCTAAGGTTCTAGGCGAACCTGAACCCCCTCCCTCTCCTTCTATAACTCCTTTAGCAAGAGCATCATTTCCTCTCCCCATGTCTGCCTTCCCGGCtccgactcccgcaggagtcaaatTAGAGCCGCGACTCTCGCAAGAGTCCCACCCACAATTTCCCTGTATTCCTTTCCCTTCCAAGAACGCCTTATGCCTTTTCCACACCCTTATCCTACTCCACCACAGTTGGATGATCAGCTCCTCATAACACCCAGTCCCCACTAAAGCCCATCCTAGCCCTTCCCGCCAGGCCTCCTACAGAAGCCTCCCTTCTCCCTCATCCTGCCATGTTATGTCCAGCCCCCTTTTATAGCTCCAGTCTCCTTACCCTACATAGCCCTCCCTATGCAAGGCCTCCTGCAAGAACCTCTCTCTCCACGTTATATCCAGCATATCCCCAGCgattaattactgtattttggggagttctgagatccaccgagctcaggctcccctctcgctctgcaaacgggaggaagccccgggctcgaggaacccttgagctcggggctctctcccgggacagcatgccaaacaagcttttgatgaatcatcagctaagtgtgaactcttgaagtgaggtttattcataaactaatttcgagaggatcacaatCTTATGATTTATTACAGCCGGTctcatattaagctaatcagtatcatccaatcacatgagccataagctactataaataaccacagttttcagtccactttatcttcgtttggaagaaaccccccttcctccccgttctcctccttcactatagatcggacggcatggaggcccagtggttagcactgttagccccacagcaagaacactgccagccctggtcctgccaggtcggtatttgtttctgtgaggagtttgtatattctccctgtgtccgcgtgggttttccctgggttctccggtttcctcccaccatccaaatatatacatcatgcataacaatcaagcatttgtctagcccccttttttcctcacatgtTCCCTTAGCAGCCGCAGGcagggagttctgagatccaccgagctcaggctcccctctcgctctgcaaacgggaggaagccccaggctcgaggatcccttgagctcggggctctctcccgggacagcatgccaaacaagcttttgatgaatcatcagctaagtgtgaactcttgaattcatACTTAAAGGTGAATGGGAACGAGGTCGCTTGGAGTTTGGAGTAGGATTTCCTTTACCTTTGTGATCTGGTGTGTTCATGTTGCAGCAGAGTGTGTTGTAGTGTGTGTCGATATATCCTTCGAGTTGATCCAGGGTGAAAGACGGAGAAAGAGAAATATATATAACCCAGTTGTATTGGTAAAGTTCAATTGTAGATGGGTAGAAGTACGTAGAGAAAAGTGGAACAATAAGAAAAAAcgggaaaaaaaacactgaacTTGGTTGTCTAGCAGACTGACGATGCGTTTTGAATCCCGCACAAGGTCTCGTAGGTTCTCGCGTTACTCAGCTATTCACTCCTCTCTCTTCACAACTGTGTGTGAGATCACTCAACCTTTGATGTTCACCTAGTGAACTGTTTATGAGATCGCTCACTCTCTGCAACACCATTACCCTGCTTCATCTCTCTGAATCAGCtgcattgttttgaataaatacccttaaagggcccatagtttacctctttttttataatttaatattaatattatggttcttctgagtgtgccagtttaggttcagtttaaaagacaattcagatttttttattatgtaataaaaagtgtcatgttgggggcgtgtccacagtttgctgatttatgggtgtgttgcttcacatgtagattagtttcggcttcccgccaacgggggtggggccatgagctcacccgctcagcgtttgcaacagagtctgacaggcagactgcgagaacgagctagagtgagaggtacagcattcagtcgtacatgtacgactcggacacagaccaagcagagagtacaaaatcatttgtgactttgtacagttttacattaGAGCGTATATGGATGACCTTACCATCACAACAACAACGGTCCCAGGGAGCAGTTGGATCCTACAAGGACTTGAGAGACTCATTGCCTGGGCTAGGATGAGTTTTGAGCCCTCCAAGTCTAGGTCCATGGTGCTAAAGAAGGGGAAAGTGGTTGACAAGTTCCATTTTATCATCTCAGGAAGTGTCATCCCAACCATCACGGAGCAACCTGTCAAGAGTTTGGGCAAGCTCTTCGACTCCAGCCTAAAAGACTCTGCAGCCATCCAGAAGTCCAAAAATGAACTTGGAGCTTGGCTCACGAAGGTTGACAAATCCGGCCTGCCTGGTAGGTTCAAAGCCTGGATCTATCAGCACTCAATTCTGCCCCGAATTTTGTGGCCTCTGCTGATCTATGCAGTCCCAATGTCAACAGTTGAGTCCCTAGAACGGAAGATAAGTGGCTTTCTCCGAAAATGGTTGGGCCTTCCACGCAGCCTTACCAGTGCTGCACTGTACGGGACGAGTAACACCTTGCAGCTGCCATTAAGTGGCCTCACGGAAGAATTAATGGTCGTACGCACCAGAGAAGCCCTACAGTATAGGGACTCTAGAGACTGCAAGGTGTCATCAGCCTGCATTGAGGTTAGGACAGGCAGGAAATGGAATGCTGGGAAAGCAGTGGAGGTGGCAGAGTCACACCTGAGACAAAAGGCTCTGGTGGGCACTGTGGCGACAGGCAGAGTGGGCTTGGGCTATTTTCCACAGACCTTAGTTAGCCAGGTCCACGGCAAGGAAAGACCCCACCTACTCCAGGAAGAGGTTCGAGCAAGTGTGGAGGAAGAGAGAGTCAGCAGGAGGACTCCAGCAGCAGGGAACATGGACTAGGTGGGAGAATACATTGCAACATAGGATCACCTGGGCGAACATCTTGCAGGCGGATTTTCAGCGAGTCCGTTTCCTGGTACAAGCTGTCTACGATGTACTGCCAAGTCCATCAAACCTCCGTGTGTGGGGAAAGAATGAGACACCTTCCTGCCGTCTTTGCTCTGGAAGAGGCTCTTTAGAACACCTCCTCAGCAGCTGCCCCAAGGCTCTGGCTGATGGTTGTTATCGGTGGCGACATGACCAGGTGCTTAAGGCAATTGCTAAGAGCTTAGCCTCAGCCATCAGCACCAGCAAGAATCATCATGCTCCAAAGAAGGCAGTCCACTTCATTAAAGCTGGAGAAAAACCCCGGGCCCTCCCACAATTAACAACAGGCCTCCTTCACAAAGCCTTGGACTGGCAGCTGGAGGTTGACCTGGGAAAACAGCTAAGGTTTCCTCATCACATCGCAAAAACTCGTCTCCGCCCAGACATAACAATCATCTCTGAAGCCTCAAGACAGCTTATTATTCTGGAGCTGACAGTGCCTTGGGAAGAGCGCATTGAGGAAGCAAATGAGAGGAAGCGTGCTAAGTACCAGGAATTAGTGGAGGAGTGCAGGGAGAGAGGCTGGAGAACTTTCTATGAGCCTATAGAAATAGGATGTAGAGGCTTTGCGGGGCGTTCACTTTGCAAAGTCCTCAGTCGCTTGGGCATTACAGGGGTGGCAAAGAAAAGGGCCATTCGATCCGCAAGTGAAGCCGCAGAGAAGGCCACAAGGTGGCTGTGGATTAAGAGGGCAGATCCGTGGACTGTTACTGGGACACAAGTCGGGACTTGAtcaaccccggctgggtcacctGGGTGAGAGTGTATGATGTTGAGAGACCCGAAACACCCAATGATCCCAGGATACATCACTGATTATGTGTCCCAAATGCATCCATGAGATGTTTCTTGcatacagccaactgtgtgctagtttcaagtgccgagcttgtacacagaaactaataaccaagcacactgaattaactttgactgaggcaccggatgcgccgctcgaagccgcgacacggcacaccagacactctctgtagcgcggcagaaacatgtgtcccgaatcgtcgcgccacgcatttttgaattctaaacataggtttctgcagcggtctgtggcgcccagccgtcgacttgagtgtaccctgatagaaacctatgtttagaattctaaaatgcatggcagagtgtcaggtacagcagcacctagttaagatcacagggagcttctgggattgcgagaaatgcaaacggctgaagtataaggtagactcgatgagaagtacacaagtttgcaaacctacctaaagatacaaccaataattccgattagagcggtaatgtggaaaatattgctcttgtgttgaggccaatgagccttgcatctaaaaatagagcttgggtgttcctttagtgatatcgccaCAACTGCAGCTCATCACCCGAGGCAAATATGAGGACATTAGAGCAAGACCTTGGTGAGGGTGATTCTGGTTGATCACTCCacactgaagctgcggtcacactggggtttgtgtgtgcaaaattctgtcgtacggcgctgtgaaaaggggtgggattaaacaagataattagacatttaaaaaagccaccgattgctcaatatttaaaatttctgtccagagaggtcatgttttaatcctcaattggtctcacacagtcaagtgatgcaatttcgcaggtcagagttcaccaagcttgaactttgcaccacagcgagctgcgaaacttaacgcatgagcctgcgtttctggtctgacacattcgcgtgcgtatgaatggaagtctatggggggaaaagcccagtgtgaccgcagcttgatgctgcgtcccaatttacATACTTATACTataccctaaaagtatgtactttttttgtgaaggaaaagtatatacctttgagtgtgtaacagtaGCATgtaacatgcaagtaacatgcaagctttgggacatactacttccttgttAACAGATCCTTAAGGTTCTTAGTTATGAGTCCTGtaaatcatccacacatcatccacatttttcatatttaatttccttcttattggagaagcagcagcaggataatctgtcATTCAAGAGTATTTCATGCAGAGAAATTTCCTCAGGTCTctgaataatcattcattcagacATTATTGTCTAAACATATCTTGACATAAGTTTACATTGTTGTggtagatgaaatataacactgaAAATCTGGTTGAAATATTTTCCAGTGGGTTagtcattcaaacatctttactgGCGCCTCTccacttgacggttggtctcgtgtttttgtcatgtttgtagtttgtttacacttttaccCCGCATTTGtagtttttatcaaattcatgTGGGCAATATTAGTGGGATGGCTAATAGTATGTATATTGCATACTTACTGttttatcaggggttgcaacagcggaataaaccattAATTACTCTGGCTTATGTTTTTGATGGCATGACATtggttgggaaacacccatacactctctttcacacactatggacaatttagattagtttatccaattcacctatagctaatgtctttggactgtgggggaaaatagAGCACCAAGAGTAAACCCCTGCAAACACAGGGGAATAATGGCCAGAATTTTATTAGACATAGAAGCTAGCAAGGTTGGTTCATATACTTTTAAACTTGGAGGAACATActgttaattcaattcatctttatttctataactctttttactatgtagattgtgtcaagtcAGCATaacatagatgaagaaaagagacTAAAagccataatatttaaaaaatgttgaacaTTTCAGCAATTCAGACAGACAGGAGAGCAATGTAAAACGCTGATGTAGTTATATGAAAATTTAAATAGCATTAGATCAGTTTAGTATAAGGCCCTGTTTGCACACACCACTTATCACAATACCTAGTTACattcacaaatgccagttaaaattgTGCTGTTTGTTGCATTTGAAGCACTAAATGCGACAATGAAGACCCTATATTGTTGCCCACCTTAAAGGGCCCCCTGTCTCAGcaaggtgttttcacacctctagtttggaaaaagtcagaaaagtgggtgtgtccagctctgtttaggtgggagtgtcgggggagggaaaattttgcataaaaatgtgagtttccgtttgggcacgcgctgattttcacagaggctaaacaaacacacagacgcaggggagaaagacaatgactgtgtttacatggacattagtaattgaatttcatgcatgcccccgtgacaaagagatattggatgcgaggaactgctggaagagtgaagttttaatggaattaaatgtttgatactgcatggcgaatgggagaaaaaaatcctctgcatttctcggtaacttagatgcactctgtaataataataataataataataccttacatttatatagtgcttttctagacactcaaagggGGTTTCACACAaagggggggaatctcctcatccaccaccagtgtacagcatccacctggatgacacgatggcagccatattgcaccagaccacacaccacaaaccagctgattggtggagaggagacagagtgatgaagccaattatgatatggggatggttaggaggccatgatggacagagaccagtgggcaaatttagccaggatgccgtggttaaacccctactcttttttcgaaggacaacttgggatttttaatgaccacagagagtcaggacctcggtttaatgtctcatccgaaagacgacaCTCACTGAGcggtatagagtccccttcaatatactggggcgttaggacccacacaggccACGGGTTGAGagctccctgctggcctcactaacaccacttccggcagcaacctagctttcccatgtggtctaccatcccatccaggtactgaccagaagCAGCCTTGCTTAGCTGCAGTGGGCggccatgtgagagttgcagagagccaTCTCCCGACTCAGTAGGTATtgtcagaaagctgtgtgtgtatagactaacctgtcacaaaatgcggcgaaaattctatacgacggtaatagtttggttAAGGTGTTTAtactcagagagcagcatttacagtggactttacagtctataatattgtagtgatattaacatactgtaaactttaagtaactaaatcattttgactaaggtatatctttaaacactgaaagagtactgctgacgatacgaactaactttgccatctgaataaacaaacaaagacctcTAAATTgcttacttaccaaatctgtagagacaggacaatcaacatgaactggaacacattttttttaaaaggaggtgagCAGCAAATCAGGCAAATTCACCATTTGCAGATGCGAAAAGCTGTCGAGTGCACTGTAGTTCACACGTAATTCCAGCTGCACTCTCATAGTGGGCACATTTATAACCACAACACTGACGACATGTGTCTCAAaacaattcttgttcttccacttgttttggcaacacaatgtgcatctctctgctgtctgaacactgtaataggtaaaaacagtcttcgaagctatcatgcatgtCAATGGAGTTGCACCTTTGCAGTCTTTCTCaagaattaatgctgcacactcagagacatcACGATGTACTCGCAGGTACAGACATTCACTCTCCAggctggaatacacacaaggatctaattgccatgacgcagcttcaaaaattactTGCAAACCTGAAGAACGAATTTACTCAATATAACGcaaaacaacaaattttcacttttttgtgaaatacatGTGTCCCAATAGTGTTtatagcaacgtgggacacatatatgactgtaaaaaaatgtgtttgttgttttgtgatcctttaagacttgtttgctaaaagaatgggacaaaattacataTGTGtccctaggctggttttagctggttgaccagcttggttttagaggggttttggcctaGCCTggttaagctggacatagctggttttggctgggctcccagcctggctaggctggtcaagctggtttaagctggtcatctcccagcctgaccagctaagaccaggctgaaaatagctggaaaccagcctggaaatggtcaaaacccctctaaaaccaggctggttgaccagctaaaaccagctaaccagcctaggctggtttaagctggatttttcagcagggaactaATAATGGGATAACAAGATGGGAGGCACTAGACAATAGACGAATGCACATAACACAAACAGACTAACACAATCCATGTACTCACATGATACAAGACTAAAACACACAGCCAATCTTAGCACTCATTAACCACGTGTtcacacaaaacaacagtttgcaACCGGATGTAAACACAAACCACATGCTACATACAAAACCAACATAAGAGAGAAGACAGAAGCAGAGCGTACACATCGCGAGGCCCAGTGTCTCTCCAGTTTTGCAGttttattcctgctcatttcgggtttGTTCTTGCAGAACTGTAGTGCTTTTACATCGTATACCCGACAggagatcttggatattggtttgtgcattccggacagttttattag
This genomic stretch from Danio aesculapii chromosome 1, fDanAes4.1, whole genome shotgun sequence harbors:
- the LOC130221049 gene encoding LOW QUALITY PROTEIN: uncharacterized protein LOC130221049 (The sequence of the model RefSeq protein was modified relative to this genomic sequence to represent the inferred CDS: inserted 2 bases in 1 codon) — translated: MDDLTITTTTVPGSSWILQGLERLIAWARMSFEPSKSRSMVLKKGKVVDKFHFIISGSVIPTITEQPVKSLGKLFDSSLKDSAAIQKSKNELGAWLTKVDKSGLPGRFKAWIYQHSILPRILWPLLIYAVPMSTVESLERKISGFLRKWLGLPRSLTSAALYGTSNTLQLPLSGLTEELMVVRTREALQYRDSRDCKVSSACIEVRTGRKWNAGKAVEVAESHLRQKALVGTVATGRVGLGYFPQTLVSQVHGKERPHLLQEEVRASVEEERVSRXGLQQQGTWTRWENTLQHRITWANILQADFQRVRFLVQAVYDVLPSPSNLRVWGKNETPSCRLCSGRGSLEHLLSSCPKALADGCYRWRHDQVLKAIAKSLASAISTSKNHHAPKKAVHFIKAGEKPRALPQLTTGLLHKALDWQLEVDLGKQLRFPHHIAKTRLRPDITIISEASRQLIILELTVPWEERIEEANERKRAKYQELVEECRERGWRTFYEPIEIGCRGFAGRSLCKVLSRLGITGVAKKRAIRSASEAAEKATRWLWIKRADPWTVTGTQVGT